One region of Termitidicoccus mucosus genomic DNA includes:
- a CDS encoding helix-turn-helix domain-containing protein has product MSHISTALQELTRGRRQQDIADAAGMPRTTFTQYRLAIRPPTVEVVEQLLRAFGEEEQRVLVRAYLDDETPASWFGRVRIEFPGRPQKRTKAAGAGEAAGLRAPEDKALSEALTALLARARRDNEVRQVVLDLAAMCSRRVK; this is encoded by the coding sequence ATGAGCCACATTTCCACCGCCTTGCAGGAACTGACCCGGGGACGCCGCCAGCAGGACATCGCCGACGCGGCGGGGATGCCGCGGACCACCTTCACCCAATACCGCCTGGCCATCCGCCCGCCGACGGTCGAGGTCGTCGAGCAATTGCTGCGCGCATTCGGCGAGGAGGAGCAGCGCGTCTTGGTGAGGGCTTATCTGGACGACGAGACGCCTGCGTCGTGGTTTGGCCGGGTGCGGATCGAGTTTCCCGGGAGGCCGCAGAAGAGAACCAAGGCCGCGGGTGCCGGGGAAGCGGCCGGGCTGAGGGCGCCCGAGGACAAGGCCCTGTCGGAGGCGCTGACGGCATTGCTGGCGCGCGCCAGGAGGGACAACGAGGTGCGCCAGGTGGTCCTCGATCTGGCCGCGATGTGCAGCCGGCGCGTCAAATAA
- a CDS encoding VOC family protein translates to MLKVKDIAFTGTPVTDIAKARAFYEGVLGLVPAHVFQFEGRHWIEYDIGPAKGTLAITDGNPEWKPSAAGTALALEVEDFDAAVAHLRANQVAFLGEPGETPVCRMAHISDPDGNTITIHKCKHVK, encoded by the coding sequence ATGCTGAAAGTCAAGGACATCGCCTTCACCGGCACACCCGTCACCGACATCGCAAAAGCCCGGGCCTTCTATGAAGGCGTGCTCGGCCTCGTGCCCGCCCACGTCTTCCAGTTCGAAGGCAGGCACTGGATCGAATACGACATCGGCCCCGCCAAAGGCACCCTCGCCATCACCGACGGCAATCCCGAGTGGAAACCCTCCGCCGCGGGCACTGCCCTCGCGCTCGAAGTCGAGGACTTTGACGCCGCCGTTGCCCACCTCCGGGCGAACCAGGTCGCATTCCTGGGCGAACCCGGCGAGACCCCCGTCTGCCGCATGGCGCACATCTCCGATCCCGACGGCAACACCATCACCATTCACAAGTGCAAACACGTTAAATAG
- a CDS encoding transporter substrate-binding protein, with product MIKKLSQLLAAGALALGLMAGSVHAQEKTIKVGVLHSLSGTMAISETSLRDILLFAFDEINAKGGIMGYKIVPVVVDGASNWPLFAEKAKQLLEQDKVAVVFGCWTSVSRKSVLPVFEKNNGLLFYPVQYEGEEESPNVCYTAEAVNQQATPAVDYLLEQGYEKFYLLGSDYVYPQTTNLVLLEYLLSKKVPLGNIGGGFRRDDSGKIISAGKYTPFGHTDYQQIVAEIKQFAASGKACVINTLNGDTNVPFFKEYAAAGLTAEDCPVVSFSISEDEFRGLPAAQLVGQLGCWTYFQSINTPANKKFVTDFQKWLSSASVPGIVKDGRVTCSPMVLSYDGVYLWKECVEKAGSFDVDKVRAVWKSKVSFDGPGGKVTTQPNMHLTKNVYIGETKADGQFTILETFNGVYGEPWLKGKFK from the coding sequence ATGATCAAAAAACTAAGTCAGCTTCTCGCGGCGGGCGCCCTGGCGCTCGGCCTCATGGCCGGTTCGGTTCATGCGCAGGAAAAAACGATCAAGGTCGGCGTCCTGCATTCCCTTTCCGGAACCATGGCCATCTCGGAGACGTCGCTGCGCGACATTCTCCTTTTCGCATTCGATGAAATCAACGCCAAGGGCGGCATCATGGGATATAAAATCGTCCCGGTGGTCGTGGACGGCGCGTCGAACTGGCCGCTGTTTGCCGAGAAGGCGAAGCAGTTGCTGGAGCAGGACAAGGTCGCCGTGGTCTTCGGCTGCTGGACATCGGTGAGCCGCAAATCCGTGCTGCCGGTTTTTGAAAAGAACAACGGCCTGCTCTTTTATCCCGTCCAATACGAGGGCGAGGAGGAAAGCCCGAACGTGTGTTACACGGCCGAGGCCGTCAACCAGCAGGCCACTCCGGCGGTTGATTATCTCCTGGAGCAGGGATATGAGAAATTCTACCTGCTGGGGTCCGATTATGTGTATCCGCAGACCACCAACCTGGTTTTGCTCGAGTATTTGCTGAGCAAGAAAGTGCCGCTCGGGAATATCGGAGGAGGCTTCCGGAGGGATGATTCGGGAAAGATCATATCGGCCGGCAAATACACCCCGTTCGGGCACACCGATTACCAGCAAATCGTGGCTGAGATCAAACAATTCGCGGCCAGCGGCAAAGCCTGCGTGATCAACACGCTCAACGGCGACACCAACGTGCCTTTCTTCAAGGAATACGCCGCCGCCGGGCTGACGGCGGAGGATTGCCCCGTGGTTTCGTTCTCCATCTCCGAGGACGAATTCCGCGGCCTGCCCGCCGCGCAACTCGTCGGCCAACTCGGCTGCTGGACGTATTTCCAATCTATCAACACGCCCGCGAACAAGAAGTTCGTGACCGATTTCCAGAAATGGCTCTCGTCGGCCAGCGTGCCCGGCATTGTAAAGGACGGACGGGTGACATGCTCCCCGATGGTGCTCAGCTACGACGGCGTCTACCTCTGGAAGGAATGTGTAGAAAAGGCCGGTTCCTTTGACGTGGACAAGGTCCGCGCGGTCTGGAAATCGAAGGTCTCCTTCGACGGTCCCGGAGGAAAGGTCACGACGCAGCCCAACATGCACCTGACCAAGAATGTGTATATTGGGGAAACGAAGGCGGACGGCCAGTTCACCATTCTCGAAACCTTCAACGGTGTCTATGGCGAGCCGTGGCTGAAAGGAAAGTTCAAGTAA
- a CDS encoding TerC family protein produces MPATTVEYPLWAWAGFVVFIMLMLALDLGVFHRKSHVVKVKEAVTWCAVWFTLAMAFNGFVLWQHGPTDGAQWFASYLVELGLSVDNVFVFIIVFSFFKVAPEHQHRVLFWGIIGAALMRAVFILVGIELINRFEWVLMIFGAFLIYTGIKLALPKKEQDVDPEKNIAVRLFRRFFPVSPGYDGSRFFTRIDGRPVATPLFLVLLVIETTDVIFAIDSIPAVLGITKNGFIAFTSNIFAILGLRSMYFALSGVMNLFRFLSLGLAFILVFIGAKMIVAEWYHVGIGLSLGVIGGTLALAVVASLLFPEKEKRP; encoded by the coding sequence ATGCCTGCGACGACTGTTGAATATCCGCTTTGGGCCTGGGCCGGGTTTGTTGTTTTTATCATGCTGATGCTGGCGCTCGATCTGGGTGTGTTCCATCGCAAGTCGCATGTCGTGAAAGTGAAGGAGGCCGTCACGTGGTGCGCCGTATGGTTCACGCTCGCGATGGCGTTCAACGGGTTCGTGCTCTGGCAGCATGGCCCGACCGACGGCGCGCAGTGGTTTGCCAGCTACCTCGTCGAGCTGGGGTTGAGCGTGGACAACGTGTTCGTGTTCATCATCGTGTTCTCGTTTTTCAAGGTCGCGCCCGAGCACCAGCACCGGGTGCTGTTCTGGGGCATCATCGGCGCGGCGCTCATGCGCGCGGTGTTCATCCTCGTGGGCATCGAGCTCATCAACCGCTTCGAATGGGTGCTGATGATTTTCGGCGCGTTCCTCATCTACACCGGGATCAAGCTCGCGCTGCCGAAAAAGGAGCAGGACGTGGATCCGGAGAAAAACATCGCCGTGCGCCTGTTCCGGCGGTTCTTCCCGGTTTCCCCCGGATATGACGGGAGCCGCTTTTTCACCCGCATCGACGGCAGGCCCGTGGCCACGCCGTTGTTTCTGGTGCTGCTCGTCATCGAGACGACCGACGTGATTTTCGCCATCGACTCCATTCCCGCCGTGCTCGGCATCACGAAAAACGGCTTCATCGCCTTTACATCGAACATCTTTGCCATCCTCGGCCTGCGCTCGATGTATTTTGCCCTGAGCGGAGTGATGAACCTGTTCCGGTTCCTCAGCCTCGGGCTGGCGTTCATCCTCGTGTTCATCGGCGCGAAGATGATCGTGGCGGAATGGTATCACGTGGGCATCGGCCTGTCGCTTGGCGTGATCGGCGGCACGCTCGCGCTGGCTGTCGTCGCATCGCTGCTGTTTCCCGAAAAGGAAAAACGTCCGTGA
- the urtC gene encoding urea ABC transporter permease subunit UrtC produces MSSITTDARHKIELAVIAACAVFLIVVFPLLNAAGVVSNFTLNVWGKYLCYAMLAISVDLLWGHTGLLSLGQALFFSLGGYMMGMHLMRMIGALGQYQQPIPDFLVFLGWTDLPWFWKPFSSFPFALSMVFLVPGLLALVFGYLAFRSRIKGVYFSILTQALTYGAALMFFRNDMLLGGNNGFTDFKFILGADIRSAATQRGLYIATAVALLLVFIGCRALGRTKFGLIQRAIRDGENRVLFSGYSAASYKLFVFVLSACIAAVAGALYVPQVGIINPSEMTPDKSLEAVVWVAVGGRATLAGPIIGAVGINALKSWATRAIPDLWLLLLGGLFVLVVLFLPGGIVSLPARLKTFAASPAFAALRRRFSLETPPPGGGAPGKAASVSPPEKPPVIATKTNHAGGTKS; encoded by the coding sequence ATGAGTTCCATTACAACAGACGCCCGCCACAAGATCGAACTCGCCGTCATCGCGGCCTGCGCAGTCTTTCTTATCGTCGTGTTTCCGCTGCTCAACGCGGCGGGGGTGGTGAGCAATTTTACCCTTAATGTTTGGGGAAAATATCTTTGTTACGCGATGCTCGCCATCTCGGTGGATCTGCTTTGGGGGCACACCGGGTTGCTCAGCCTCGGGCAGGCGTTGTTTTTCAGCCTCGGCGGCTACATGATGGGCATGCACCTCATGCGGATGATCGGCGCGCTCGGGCAATACCAGCAGCCGATCCCCGATTTTCTCGTCTTTCTCGGTTGGACGGACCTGCCGTGGTTTTGGAAGCCGTTTTCCAGCTTCCCGTTTGCCCTGTCGATGGTGTTTCTCGTGCCGGGGCTGCTGGCGCTGGTGTTCGGCTACCTGGCGTTCCGCTCGCGCATCAAGGGCGTGTATTTTTCCATCCTCACCCAGGCCCTGACCTACGGCGCGGCACTCATGTTTTTCCGCAACGACATGCTCTTGGGCGGCAACAACGGTTTTACGGATTTCAAGTTCATCCTCGGCGCGGACATCCGCTCGGCGGCCACGCAGCGCGGGCTCTACATCGCCACCGCGGTCGCGCTGCTGCTGGTGTTCATCGGGTGCCGGGCGCTGGGCCGCACGAAATTCGGCCTGATCCAGCGCGCCATTCGCGACGGCGAAAACCGGGTGCTGTTCAGCGGCTACTCCGCGGCGAGCTACAAGTTGTTCGTGTTTGTGCTGAGCGCGTGCATCGCGGCCGTCGCCGGGGCGCTCTACGTGCCGCAGGTGGGCATCATCAACCCGTCCGAAATGACGCCCGACAAGTCGCTCGAGGCCGTGGTATGGGTGGCGGTGGGCGGCCGCGCCACGCTGGCCGGGCCGATCATCGGCGCGGTCGGCATCAACGCCCTCAAGAGCTGGGCCACGCGCGCGATTCCCGATCTCTGGCTGTTGCTGCTCGGCGGGCTTTTCGTGCTCGTGGTGCTTTTCCTGCCCGGCGGAATCGTGAGCCTGCCGGCCCGCCTGAAAACCTTCGCGGCATCGCCCGCCTTTGCAGCGCTGCGCCGCAGGTTCTCGCTCGAAACCCCGCCGCCTGGCGGGGGCGCGCCCGGCAAGGCCGCCTCCGTTTCGCCGCCGGAAAAACCGCCGGTCATCGCCACGAAGACCAACCACGCCGGAGGCACGAAATCATGA
- the urtB gene encoding urea ABC transporter permease subunit UrtB translates to MKRCAVWCILGILAFPWAAHAAADAEEKSLREIIVQAILATNQAEKRKLITSLEGRGDDVIVTLFDAWRADELFVHTSQDGEKTPIQLAGAPDASGAREALRVLDGSPLSDAASQPMRLAPTSPGLAPVTHTTALRRTMKGVLDLIELASPDLARRVRAIQMVGFAQDATKLPLLEARQEAEKDATAHAALREALALVRLKSQSEDARVDALVQLKEIHSLASADFIKNALREAEEKGETRVVTAASAALAAVESHRSTVNFFGTLFRGVSLGSILLVVALGLAITFGLMRVINMAHGEMIAVGAYTTYIVQNVFAGGLALSPFGFSIAIPGINATGWLGESYFIFALPLSFLAAALVGIALERGVIRFLYQRPLESLLATWGVSLVLQQLFRLIFGANNVQVSSPAWLSGNWTFHDIIFGWNRIFVIGFAALIVIGTWLILTRTSLGLLIRAVMQNRPMAACMGVRTERVNMLTFGLGSGLAGLAGAFLSQIGNVGPSLGQSYIVDCFMTVVVGGIGSIAGTVVSAFGIGITDQALQQILLNPVLGKILVLVAIILFLQWRPAGLFVTRSRNLDD, encoded by the coding sequence ATGAAACGATGCGCCGTTTGGTGCATTCTCGGCATATTGGCTTTCCCTTGGGCCGCCCATGCCGCCGCGGACGCGGAGGAAAAATCGTTGAGGGAAATCATTGTGCAGGCCATTCTCGCCACCAATCAGGCGGAGAAACGCAAGCTCATCACGTCGCTGGAGGGGCGCGGCGATGATGTCATCGTGACGCTTTTCGATGCGTGGCGGGCCGACGAGCTTTTTGTCCATACGTCGCAGGACGGGGAAAAAACGCCCATACAGCTTGCCGGCGCGCCGGACGCGAGCGGCGCGCGCGAGGCGCTGCGCGTGCTTGACGGGAGCCCGTTGTCGGACGCGGCTTCGCAGCCCATGCGTCTGGCCCCGACCTCACCCGGGCTTGCGCCGGTCACGCACACCACCGCGTTGAGGCGGACCATGAAAGGGGTGCTGGACCTCATCGAGTTGGCGTCACCCGATCTGGCGCGGCGGGTGCGGGCCATACAAATGGTGGGTTTCGCGCAGGATGCGACGAAGCTGCCCCTGCTTGAGGCGCGACAGGAGGCGGAAAAAGACGCAACGGCGCATGCCGCTTTGCGCGAGGCGCTCGCGCTTGTCCGCCTGAAGTCGCAGTCGGAGGACGCCCGGGTGGACGCGCTCGTCCAGCTCAAGGAGATCCACTCGCTGGCGAGCGCGGATTTTATAAAAAATGCGCTGCGCGAGGCGGAGGAAAAAGGCGAGACACGGGTCGTCACGGCCGCAAGCGCCGCGCTCGCGGCCGTGGAAAGCCACCGCTCCACCGTGAATTTCTTCGGCACGCTGTTTCGCGGCGTGAGCCTTGGCAGCATCCTGCTGGTCGTCGCGCTCGGACTGGCGATCACGTTTGGCTTGATGCGCGTCATCAACATGGCGCACGGGGAGATGATTGCGGTCGGCGCTTACACGACTTATATCGTGCAGAATGTCTTCGCGGGCGGGCTTGCGCTGTCGCCGTTTGGTTTTTCCATTGCGATTCCCGGCATCAATGCCACCGGCTGGCTGGGGGAGAGTTATTTCATATTCGCCCTGCCGCTCAGTTTCCTGGCGGCGGCGCTGGTGGGCATCGCCCTGGAGCGCGGCGTGATTCGTTTCCTGTATCAACGTCCGCTGGAGAGCCTGCTCGCGACTTGGGGTGTCTCGCTCGTGCTCCAGCAGTTGTTCCGGCTGATTTTCGGGGCGAATAATGTGCAGGTCAGCAGCCCGGCCTGGCTGAGCGGCAACTGGACGTTCCACGATATCATTTTCGGATGGAACCGGATCTTCGTGATCGGGTTCGCCGCGCTGATCGTGATCGGCACCTGGCTCATCCTCACCCGCACCTCGCTCGGCCTGCTGATCCGCGCCGTGATGCAAAACCGTCCGATGGCGGCGTGCATGGGCGTGCGCACGGAGCGGGTCAACATGCTGACTTTCGGGCTCGGCAGCGGGCTGGCGGGGCTCGCGGGGGCGTTTTTGAGCCAGATCGGAAACGTGGGCCCGTCGCTCGGGCAGAGTTATATTGTCGATTGCTTCATGACCGTGGTGGTCGGCGGCATCGGCAGCATCGCGGGCACGGTGGTCAGCGCCTTCGGCATCGGCATCACCGACCAGGCGCTCCAGCAGATTCTGCTCAACCCCGTCCTGGGCAAGATTCTCGTGCTGGTGGCGATCATACTGTTCCTGCAATGGCGCCCGGCGGGCCTGTTCGTCACGCGCAGCCGGAATCTGGACGATTAA
- a CDS encoding c-type cytochrome — MFSAFLLAGLPSAGAADTPKGNISRGRRAFFATCTNCHASTDSNRATGPSLHGILGRNAGTRAGYKYSEAMKDSGLVWTEALLDKYLAKPGAVFPGTPMTTGIFHAPMRDDIIAYLKTFGAKE; from the coding sequence GTGTTTTCCGCCTTCCTGCTGGCAGGGCTGCCCTCGGCCGGCGCCGCCGACACACCCAAGGGCAATATATCCCGCGGACGGCGCGCGTTTTTCGCAACCTGCACTAACTGCCACGCCTCAACCGACTCCAACCGCGCCACCGGCCCGTCGCTCCACGGCATCCTCGGTCGCAACGCCGGCACGCGCGCGGGCTACAAGTATTCCGAAGCCATGAAAGATTCCGGACTCGTGTGGACGGAGGCGCTGCTGGACAAATATCTCGCCAAACCCGGCGCGGTTTTTCCCGGCACGCCCATGACAACCGGCATTTTCCACGCCCCGATGCGCGACGATATCATCGCCTACCTGAAGACGTTTGGCGCCAAGGAGTAG
- the sucC gene encoding ADP-forming succinate--CoA ligase subunit beta, whose translation MNIHEYQAKALFEKYGIAIPKGAPAKSAAEFDAAIAQIPDGVCVVKSQIHAGGRGKGTFTDGFQGGVKVCKGGKAEAKEIAAKMLGNTLVTKQTGPAGRKVQTIYFTEANQIKKEYYLAILLDRASSRPVIVASTEGGMEIEKVAEETPEKIFKIFIDPGYGLADFQARELVFKLGLNPAEQKNAIKLLRALYTMFWETDASMIEINPLITQPDGAVLALDAKVSLDDNALYRHPDLVALRDLNEEDPKEIEASKANLSYIALDGNIACLVNGAGLAMSTMDIIKHYGGNPANFLDVGGGASKEQVMAAFKIILTDPNVKGILVNIFGGIMDCDVIAHGVVAAAKEIGLGLPLVVRLEGNNAAAGKKTLADSGLKLVSGDSMADAAQKIVKLVA comes from the coding sequence ATGAACATCCACGAGTATCAAGCCAAAGCTCTCTTCGAGAAATACGGCATCGCCATCCCGAAAGGCGCTCCCGCAAAATCCGCCGCCGAATTCGACGCCGCCATCGCCCAAATCCCTGACGGCGTGTGCGTTGTCAAATCGCAGATCCACGCCGGCGGGCGCGGCAAAGGCACCTTCACCGACGGTTTCCAAGGCGGCGTGAAGGTCTGCAAGGGCGGCAAGGCCGAGGCGAAGGAGATCGCGGCCAAGATGCTCGGCAACACCCTCGTCACCAAGCAGACCGGCCCCGCCGGACGCAAGGTGCAGACGATTTATTTCACCGAGGCCAACCAGATCAAAAAGGAATACTACCTCGCCATTCTCCTCGACCGCGCCTCCTCCCGCCCCGTCATCGTCGCCTCCACCGAGGGCGGCATGGAAATCGAAAAAGTCGCCGAGGAAACCCCCGAAAAAATCTTCAAAATCTTCATCGACCCCGGCTACGGCCTCGCCGACTTCCAGGCCCGCGAACTCGTTTTCAAGCTCGGCCTCAATCCCGCCGAGCAGAAAAACGCCATCAAGCTCCTCCGCGCCCTCTACACCATGTTCTGGGAAACGGACGCCTCAATGATCGAAATCAACCCCCTCATCACCCAGCCCGACGGCGCCGTCCTCGCGCTCGACGCCAAAGTCTCCCTCGACGACAACGCCCTCTACCGCCACCCCGACCTCGTCGCCCTCCGCGACCTCAACGAGGAGGACCCCAAGGAAATCGAGGCATCCAAGGCCAACCTCTCCTACATCGCGCTCGACGGCAACATCGCCTGCCTCGTCAACGGCGCCGGTCTCGCCATGTCCACCATGGACATCATCAAGCACTACGGAGGCAACCCCGCCAACTTCCTCGACGTCGGCGGCGGCGCCTCCAAGGAGCAGGTCATGGCCGCCTTCAAGATCATCCTCACCGACCCGAACGTGAAGGGCATTCTCGTCAACATCTTCGGCGGCATCATGGATTGCGACGTCATCGCGCACGGCGTGGTCGCCGCCGCCAAGGAAATCGGCCTCGGACTCCCGCTCGTCGTCCGTCTCGAAGGCAACAACGCCGCCGCCGGCAAGAAGACGCTCGCCGACTCCGGCCTCAAGCTCGTCTCCGGCGACAGCATGGCCGACGCCGCCCAGAAAATCGTCAAGCTCGTCGCCTGA
- a CDS encoding outer membrane beta-barrel protein gives MIKNVFKLGGVAISALLLSAPAFADIPLHQNFSANGYVAGSYMWTDKGDSDHYDLDVAKLGFSINYAPTKAYISLFYDGDEINVLDAYVDYDFGNGAVVTGGRFLSFLGFEAFDAPNMYQISYANGDLFGGSALEIAPIPAYHSGVKVVYSDDAWSAGVAFLDSVYGGLKGDGEVEDNFGVEAFFSFTGVEKLTLFGGIAFQSEDDDPTDGYTSPEIMTFNFWASYEISDKWLVAGEFTFSDQKDYMDGYNWLALAKYAITPKISAVFRVSGEDVDYEDPIETDPSFLKFTLAPAYTITDNLSVTAEVSYYDYKDYVVKDDVFVGVQAIFKF, from the coding sequence ATGATTAAAAATGTTTTCAAGCTCGGCGGCGTTGCGATTTCCGCGCTGCTTCTCTCGGCCCCGGCCTTCGCGGACATTCCGCTGCACCAGAACTTCTCGGCCAACGGTTACGTTGCGGGTTCTTACATGTGGACGGACAAAGGCGACAGCGATCACTATGATCTCGATGTGGCGAAACTGGGCTTCTCCATCAATTACGCCCCGACCAAGGCTTATATCAGCCTGTTTTATGATGGCGATGAAATCAATGTGCTCGATGCCTATGTCGATTATGACTTCGGCAACGGCGCCGTGGTCACCGGCGGGCGATTCCTGAGTTTCCTCGGCTTTGAAGCATTTGATGCGCCGAATATGTATCAAATAAGCTATGCGAACGGCGATCTTTTTGGAGGCAGTGCCCTCGAAATTGCCCCTATTCCTGCTTATCATTCCGGCGTGAAGGTTGTCTATTCGGATGATGCTTGGTCGGCCGGTGTGGCATTTCTGGACTCTGTCTATGGAGGCCTTAAGGGAGACGGCGAAGTGGAGGACAATTTTGGCGTGGAAGCCTTCTTTTCCTTCACCGGCGTTGAAAAACTCACGCTGTTCGGAGGCATTGCCTTTCAGTCCGAGGATGACGATCCCACCGATGGATATACCTCGCCTGAAATCATGACATTCAATTTCTGGGCCAGCTATGAAATCAGCGACAAATGGCTGGTCGCCGGGGAATTTACCTTCAGCGACCAGAAGGATTATATGGATGGATACAACTGGCTGGCGCTCGCAAAATACGCCATCACTCCAAAGATCAGCGCCGTTTTCCGCGTGAGCGGCGAAGATGTGGATTATGAGGATCCAATCGAAACTGATCCCAGCTTCCTAAAGTTCACCCTGGCCCCCGCCTACACGATCACGGACAATCTTTCCGTGACGGCTGAAGTGTCATATTATGACTACAAGGACTACGTGGTGAAAGACGATGTCTTTGTCGGCGTGCAGGCCATCTTCAAGTTCTAA
- a CDS encoding ABC transporter ATP-binding protein encodes MNPATAEPILETPAIRTSASRSPFPAPDQAPLLSLREVEAFIGGSRILRGVDLDIEAGEVVALMGRNGVGKTTTLKVITGLLPLRGGSLMFGGRPFDRLSPDARARAGIGYVPQGRDIFPHLTVEENLHIGLIVHRRGGGSVRDALDRVFSLFPVLKEMLSRKGGVLSGGQQQQLAIGRALLTEPRLLILDEPTEGIQPSIIDHIGDTLRRLKNEPVRREPRYDEEVQSAIKTLKKEGRLAILLVEQYVDFCRDVADRFYAMDRGAVVVSGPIAALTDEVVRKHLQV; translated from the coding sequence ATGAACCCTGCCACCGCCGAACCCATACTCGAAACTCCAGCCATCCGGACAAGCGCCAGCCGCTCACCTTTTCCCGCTCCCGACCAAGCTCCGCTGCTCTCATTGCGTGAGGTGGAGGCGTTTATCGGCGGCTCCCGCATCCTGCGCGGCGTCGATTTGGACATCGAAGCCGGCGAGGTGGTCGCGCTCATGGGGCGCAACGGCGTCGGGAAGACCACCACGCTCAAGGTCATCACCGGCCTGCTGCCCTTGCGCGGCGGGTCGCTCATGTTCGGCGGACGGCCGTTCGACCGGCTTTCTCCCGATGCGCGCGCGCGCGCCGGCATCGGCTACGTGCCGCAGGGCCGCGATATTTTTCCGCACCTCACGGTCGAGGAAAACCTGCACATCGGCCTGATCGTCCATCGTCGCGGCGGCGGCAGCGTGCGCGATGCGCTGGACCGCGTGTTTTCGTTGTTTCCCGTGCTCAAGGAAATGCTTTCGCGCAAGGGCGGCGTGCTTTCCGGGGGGCAGCAGCAGCAACTCGCCATCGGACGCGCGCTCCTCACCGAACCGCGCCTGCTGATCCTCGACGAACCCACCGAGGGCATCCAGCCGTCGATCATCGACCATATCGGCGACACGCTCCGCCGGCTCAAAAACGAGCCCGTCCGCCGCGAGCCCCGCTACGACGAGGAAGTCCAAAGCGCGATCAAGACGCTCAAGAAGGAAGGCCGCCTCGCGATCCTGCTGGTGGAGCAGTATGTGGATTTCTGCCGCGATGTGGCCGACCGTTTTTATGCGATGGACCGCGGCGCCGTCGTTGTCTCCGGTCCCATCGCGGCGCTGACCGACGAGGTCGTGCGCAAGCATTTGCAAGTTTGA
- the urtD gene encoding urea ABC transporter ATP-binding protein UrtD, whose amino-acid sequence MKRHPILTVEDVSKTYDGFRAISKLHFYLFEGELRTVIGPNGAGKSTFFDLISGRAKPDIGKLEFGDADLTKLNEWQINRLGIGRKFQTPSVFAEHTVRDNLLLSLKGARGVWAALFHRLDSTQRDRIDELLKLIRLDDKRHWKAGQLSHGEKQWLEIGMLLATEPRLLLVDEPAAGMTDEETHRTGELLLSLAGRHSLIVVEHDMTFVRQIARDGQVTVLHQGTVLCEGRFDDIQANEKVREVYLGRGK is encoded by the coding sequence ATGAAGCGCCACCCGATTCTCACCGTCGAGGATGTGTCCAAGACCTATGACGGATTCCGCGCCATCTCGAAGCTGCACTTCTACCTTTTCGAAGGCGAACTGCGCACCGTGATCGGCCCGAACGGCGCGGGCAAATCCACGTTTTTCGACCTCATCAGCGGCCGCGCCAAGCCCGACATCGGCAAACTCGAATTTGGCGACGCCGACCTGACCAAGCTCAACGAATGGCAGATCAACCGCCTCGGCATCGGCCGGAAGTTCCAGACCCCGAGCGTGTTTGCCGAGCACACGGTGCGGGACAACCTGCTGCTTTCGCTCAAGGGCGCGCGCGGGGTATGGGCGGCGTTGTTCCACCGGCTCGACTCCACGCAGCGCGACCGCATCGACGAGCTGCTGAAACTCATCCGCCTCGACGACAAGCGCCACTGGAAAGCCGGCCAGCTCTCGCACGGCGAAAAGCAATGGCTGGAAATCGGCATGCTGCTGGCCACCGAGCCGCGCCTGCTGCTGGTGGACGAGCCCGCCGCCGGCATGACCGACGAGGAAACGCACCGCACGGGCGAACTGCTGCTTTCGCTCGCGGGCAGGCACAGCCTGATCGTCGTCGAGCACGACATGACCTTCGTGCGCCAGATCGCCCGCGACGGCCAGGTCACCGTGCTCCACCAAGGCACCGTGCTTTGCGAGGGGCGTTTTGACGACATCCAGGCCAACGAGAAAGTGCGCGAGGTTTATCTGGGGCGGGGGAAGTGA